The Strix aluco isolate bStrAlu1 chromosome 1, bStrAlu1.hap1, whole genome shotgun sequence genome has a window encoding:
- the CFAP90 gene encoding cilia- and flagella-associated protein 90 has translation MASPAPATPPGTPVAPPGTPAAPGTEGSGGAEEAPGGATGRRRQPPISALSAFSLIPTRREGPPELSYFHREAKTGDVSIYEAIFKRPEGYNKNLHRCDREHAKSRGLNINEEEMARPVTVLSSSEYGRRINKPIEQPIRDHARINHVQAEFYRKNGITCLLEKPSPSLDPC, from the exons ATGGCCTCCCCCGCCCCGGCGACACCCCCGGGCACCCCGGTGGCACCCCCGGGCACCCCGGCGGCCCCGGGCACCGAAGGGTCGGGAGGGGCAGAGGAGGCACCCGGTGGCGCGACGGGAAGAAGGCGGCAGCCTCCCATCTCCGCCCTCTCCGCCTTCAGCCTCATCCCGACCAGACGGGAAGGGCCTCCGGAGCTCAGCTATTTCCACCGGGAGGCCAAG ACAGGAGATGTTTCCATTTATGAAGCCATTTTTAAAAGACCAGAGGGTTACAACAAAAATCTTCACCGATGTGACAGAGAACACGCAAAGAGTCGTGGTCTTAACATTAATGAGGAG GAAATGGCAAGACCTGTCACTGTTTTGTCATCTTCAGAGTATGGGAGACGCATAAATAAGCCCATAGAGCAGCCAATCAGAGATCATGCGAGGATTAATCATGTGCAGGCAGAATTCTACAGGAAAAATGGCATTACCTGCTTATTGGAAAAACCTTCTCCAAGCCTGGATCCATGCTAA
- the FASTKD3 gene encoding FAST kinase domain-containing protein 3, mitochondrial has protein sequence MALISQKSFQFYSSSTPARRSILMTLSKRLSFISGRRKPQNCSSVATRMLCFRDKSQYVFCRKKHVQLRMQSLSVNETVYLCGDTESSTKSNNMWIDEELFFKKLNSLCTSKEIFDFLSSLEVMSDTMASGALQRISEVEEDDNGLKNPEEVLENEVFRALCFQFEFESSKLSNTGLLNALQALIKLRIDPQSTLMASLLAEGEERLGKGQLTTKNLCAFGESLLELEGPSCAMLEQIVNHMQTKDIAKWSPREIVMVYKMLQVTVREGENYQGLLNRLNSVTLTIVSQLSPKFTSIILNSLVVLQQTRAVPLVTALCKHSVKHTPYFTDDELVNVLEAFLYFGHREQIFTEALETRVPKSIFTMHPQTVSKVMHYCCQKMILSKPIFDAAAEGFISDADRFTTDQIAGYIIPFGTLNYLPPSASSLFRKLEMVLHTRLSHFQPHTLLNLLHSCVLIQRYPVNFLPKIFSPYFLQQLQAQPPGLDRIATSQLTQLFLTVTLECPFYEGPKLLPKYQVKAFFMPHSSLDVHLLKRVKAGLLYLLKKRTYFASEVSTPYFYMVDIEIKLDEEGFVLPAAQCEEVYRRIALCVDGQNRFCINSHNLLGEEAIKQRHLQLLGYEVVQIPFFEIESLQNCRKMAEYLHKKIFPHTYGLSC, from the exons ATGGCTTTGATTAGCCAAAAAAGTTTCCAGTTTTATTCATCCAGTACACCAGCAAGGAGGTCCATTTTGATGACTCTAAGCAAAAGGTTGAGCTTTATCAGTGGGAGGCGAAAGCCCCAAAACTGTAGCTCTGTAGCTACGAGGATGCTATGTTTCAGAGATAAATCTCAGTATGTGTTTTGTAGAAAAAAACACGTACAACTGCGGATGCAGTCTCTTTCAGTTAATGAAACTGTGTATCTTTGTGGAGATACTGAGAGCAGTACTAAATCTAATAACATGTGGATAGATGAAGAACTATTTTTTAAGAAGTTGAACAGCCTTTGTACATCGAAAGAGATTTTTGACTTTCTTAGCTCTCTGGAAGTCATGTCTGATACTATGGCATCAGGAGCCCTACAGAGGATTTCTGAAGTTGAGGAGGATGACAATGGTCTGAAAAACCCTGAAGAAGTGTTAGAGAATGAAGTTTTCAGGGCATTATGCTTCCAGTTTGAATTTGAATCCTCAAAACTGTCAAACACTGGGCTGCTGAATGCATTGCAAGCTTTGATAAAACTGCGTATAGATCCCCAGAGTACGCTGATGGCAAGCTTGCTTGCAGAGGGTGAGGAACGGCTTGGTAAAGGACAGCTGACTACTAAAAATCTGTGTGCTTTCGGAGAGAGCTTGCTTGAGTTGGAAGGCCCAAGTTGTGCGATGCTGGAACAAATTGTGAACCACATGCAAACAAAAGACATTGCGAAGTGGAGTCCTAGGGAAATAGTGATGGTTTATAAGATGCTGCAGGTGACTGTCAGGGAAGGGGAAAATTACCAAGGCTTGCTGAACAGACTAAACAGTGTCACTTTAACCATAGTTTCCCAGCTAAGCCCAAAATTCACAAGCATAATACTGAATTCACTGGTTGTTCTTCAGCAGACTCGGGCAGTTCCCTTAGTCACAGCACTGTGTAAACATTCTGTGAAGCATACTCCATATTTCACTGATGATGAACTGGTAAATGTACTGGAAGCCTTCCTATACTTTGGACATCGTGAACAGATTTTTACAGAGGCACTGGAAACACGTGTTCCCAAGTCCATCTTCACTATGCATCCTCAAACAGTCAGCAAAGTCATGCACTACTGCTGCCAAAAGATGATCCTTTCTAAGCCCATCTTTGATGCAGCTGCAGAAGGTTTCATTTCTGATGCTGACAGATTTACCACTGATCAGATTGCTGGGTATATTATACCATTTGGGACTCTTAACTATTTGCCTCCAAGTGCTTCTTCCTTGTTTAGGAAGCTTGAAATGGTACTGCATACTCGCCTTAGTCACTTTCAGCCTCACACCTTGCTGAACCTGCTACACTCGTGTGTCCTTATTCAACGTTATCCAGTAAATTTTCTGCCAAAAATATTTAGTCCCTATTTTCTGCAACAGCTTCAAG CTCAGCCACCTGGTTTGGACAGAATTGCTACCTCCCAGCTAACCCAGCTTTTTCTGACTGTTACTCTGGAGTGTCCATTTTATGAG GGTCCCAAACTCCTTCCAAAGTACCAAGTAAAGGCCTTTTTCATGCCTCACAGTTCTCTGGATGTTCACCTCCTCAAGAGGGTGAAGGCTGGATTactttatttactgaaaaaaagaacatattttgcaTCAGAGGTATCAACACCGTATTTCTATATGGTTG ATATTGAGATTAAATTAGATGAAGAAGGTTTTGTATtgcctgctgcccagtgtgaagAGGTATACAGACG AATTGCCCTCTGTGTTGATGGTCAAAATAGATTTTGCATTAATAGCCACAATCTGTTGGGAGAAGAAGCTATTAAACAGAGACATCTTCAGTTACTTGGTTATGAAGTTGTGCAG attcCATTTTTTGAGATAGAGAGTCtacaaaattgcagaaaaatggcagaatatctacacaaaaaaatctttcctcaTACATATGGACTCAGCTGCTGA